The following proteins are co-located in the Spinactinospora alkalitolerans genome:
- a CDS encoding ABC transporter substrate-binding protein, with the protein MRIPLRPIAALSTAALLLTGCAGAGATASGDEGTRLVVAIVSNPQMQDAISLQSRFTEANPGIDVDFVSLPENEARAKITTSIATGGGEFDVVMISNYETKQWAEFGWLENLQPRIDATEGYDDEDFMPSIREDLSYEGDMYSVPFYGESSFVAYRKDLFEQAGVEMPADPTWDEIAALAAELDGVEPGVAGICLRGLAGWGEVLSPFNSVLNTFGGRWYDQEWNARLDSPEFREAAEFYVDLVRKHGQPGAANSGFGDCLNRYSQGQTAMFYDSTAMVSTTENPDASTVVGESGYVAAPVAESDYGGWLYTWSLGVPASSPHKEEAWRFVSWMTDKDYIRTVGETYGWERVPPGSRRSTFEIPEYAEAAEAYAEPMRRGIEEADPRNPTLQPVPYTGIGFLAIPEFQDLGTRVSQQLSAAIAGQISVEEALEQSQRYAQSVGDTYKEESR; encoded by the coding sequence GTCGCCATCGTCTCCAACCCGCAGATGCAGGACGCCATATCACTGCAGTCGCGGTTCACGGAGGCCAATCCCGGCATCGACGTGGACTTCGTGTCCCTGCCCGAGAACGAGGCCCGCGCCAAGATCACCACGTCCATCGCCACGGGCGGCGGCGAGTTCGACGTGGTCATGATCAGCAACTACGAGACCAAGCAGTGGGCGGAGTTCGGCTGGCTGGAGAACCTGCAGCCGCGCATCGACGCCACCGAGGGCTACGACGACGAGGACTTCATGCCCTCGATCCGCGAGGACCTCTCCTACGAGGGCGACATGTACTCGGTGCCGTTCTACGGCGAGTCGTCCTTCGTCGCCTACCGCAAGGACCTGTTCGAGCAGGCCGGGGTCGAGATGCCGGCCGACCCCACCTGGGACGAGATCGCCGCGCTGGCCGCCGAGCTCGACGGCGTCGAGCCGGGGGTCGCCGGCATCTGCCTGCGCGGCCTCGCCGGATGGGGCGAGGTCCTCAGCCCCTTCAACAGCGTCCTCAACACCTTCGGCGGGCGCTGGTACGACCAGGAGTGGAACGCCCGACTCGACTCGCCGGAGTTCCGCGAGGCCGCGGAGTTCTACGTGGACCTGGTCCGCAAGCACGGCCAGCCCGGCGCGGCCAACAGCGGGTTCGGCGACTGCCTGAACCGCTACAGCCAGGGCCAGACGGCCATGTTCTACGACTCCACCGCCATGGTCAGCACCACCGAGAACCCCGATGCCAGCACGGTCGTCGGCGAGAGCGGCTACGTCGCCGCCCCGGTCGCCGAGAGCGACTACGGCGGCTGGCTCTACACCTGGTCCCTGGGCGTCCCCGCTTCCTCCCCGCACAAGGAGGAGGCCTGGCGGTTCGTCTCCTGGATGACCGACAAGGACTACATCCGCACCGTCGGCGAGACCTACGGCTGGGAGCGGGTGCCGCCCGGCAGCCGCCGGTCGACGTTCGAGATCCCCGAGTACGCGGAGGCCGCCGAGGCCTACGCCGAGCCCATGCGGCGCGGCATCGAGGAGGCCGACCCGCGGAACCCCACGCTGCAGCCGGTCCCCTACACCGGCATCGGCTTCCTGGCCATCCCGGAGTTCCAGGACCTGGGCACCCGGGTCAGCCAGCAGCTCAGCGCCGCCATCGCCGGACAGATCAGTGTGGAGGAGGCGCTGGAGCAGAGCCAGCGCTACGCCCAGAGCGTGGGCGACACCTACAAGGAGGAGAGCCGATGA
- a CDS encoding carbohydrate ABC transporter permease, translating into MSAAATAARRRSPEAVERAQGWARRAPLLPALVFTVLVTQLPFLFTVFYSLQSWNLLRPGSQSFVGLANYAAVFTDAQFLTAALNTVLITSACVLVAMALGIGLALLLDRRFLGRGVVRTLLITPFLVLPVATALLWKNAMFDPVFGLIGFLLTPFGLGGVDWVSQYPVVSVVTALVWQWTPFMMLLVLAGLQSQGRDVIEAGQVDGAGRWQMFVAITLPHLRRYIELGVLLGSIYVVNTFDTIYMMTQGGPGTASANLPFYIYQRTFLGFDIGQSAAMGVVVVVGTIVVATLALRLIFRSFMTAQEGIS; encoded by the coding sequence ATGAGCGCCGCAGCCACGGCCGCCCGCCGGCGCAGCCCCGAAGCGGTGGAGCGCGCCCAGGGCTGGGCCCGCCGTGCCCCGCTGCTGCCCGCACTGGTGTTCACGGTGCTCGTCACCCAGCTCCCGTTCCTGTTCACCGTGTTCTACTCGCTGCAGTCGTGGAACCTGCTGCGGCCCGGCTCCCAGTCGTTCGTGGGGCTGGCCAACTACGCCGCGGTCTTCACCGACGCCCAGTTCCTCACGGCGGCCCTCAACACCGTGCTGATCACCTCGGCGTGCGTGCTGGTGGCCATGGCCCTGGGCATCGGGCTGGCGCTGCTGCTGGACCGCAGGTTCCTCGGCCGCGGTGTGGTGCGCACCCTGCTCATCACCCCGTTCCTGGTGCTGCCGGTGGCCACCGCGCTGCTGTGGAAGAACGCCATGTTCGACCCGGTGTTCGGGCTGATCGGCTTCCTGCTCACCCCGTTCGGGCTGGGCGGCGTCGACTGGGTGTCGCAGTACCCGGTGGTCTCGGTCGTCACCGCCCTTGTGTGGCAGTGGACCCCGTTCATGATGCTGCTGGTGCTGGCCGGCCTGCAGAGCCAGGGCCGCGACGTCATCGAGGCCGGGCAGGTCGACGGCGCCGGCCGGTGGCAGATGTTCGTCGCCATCACCCTGCCGCACCTGCGCCGCTACATCGAGCTGGGCGTGCTGCTGGGATCGATCTACGTGGTGAACACCTTCGACACCATCTACATGATGACCCAGGGCGGTCCCGGCACGGCAAGCGCCAACCTGCCGTTCTACATCTACCAGCGGACCTTCCTCGGCTTCGACATCGGCCAGTCCGCCGCCATGGGCGTCGTCGTGGTCGTCGGCACCATCGTCGTGGCCACGCTGGCGCTGCGGCTCATCTTCCGCTCGTTCATGACCGCCCAGGAGGGGATCTCGTGA
- a CDS encoding carbohydrate ABC transporter permease produces the protein MTTAAPARPGGGPAPAPRPAPRRPERGRRSGGARGIALTVLTWAIGLVFVSPALWLVLTAFKQEGDAATTPPKLFFEPTLEQFEAVLAADFLPYLGNSVIATLASTALVLVLGVPAAYALSIRPVKRTQDVLFFFISTKMLPVVAVVVPLYVAAAEVAMLDNIWTLVVLYTAMNLPIAVWMLRSFFLEVPKGVIEAAQLEGASLPRVLWSVMLPVMAPGVAATALICMIFSWNEFFFAVNLTAVQAATVPVFMVGFITSEGLFLAQLCAAATLASLPIVIVGWIAQRQLVRGLSMGAVK, from the coding sequence GTGACCACCGCAGCCCCCGCGCGCCCGGGCGGCGGCCCCGCGCCGGCGCCCCGTCCCGCGCCCCGCCGGCCCGAGCGCGGCCGCCGCTCCGGTGGCGCGCGCGGCATCGCGCTGACCGTACTGACCTGGGCCATCGGCCTGGTGTTCGTCTCGCCCGCCCTGTGGCTGGTGCTGACCGCGTTCAAGCAGGAGGGCGACGCGGCCACCACCCCGCCGAAGTTGTTCTTCGAGCCCACCCTGGAGCAGTTCGAGGCGGTGCTGGCCGCCGACTTCCTGCCCTACCTGGGCAACTCGGTGATCGCGACGCTGGCCTCCACCGCCCTGGTGCTGGTGCTGGGCGTGCCGGCTGCCTACGCGCTGTCGATCCGCCCGGTCAAGCGCACCCAGGACGTGCTGTTCTTCTTCATCTCCACCAAGATGCTGCCGGTGGTCGCCGTGGTGGTGCCGCTCTACGTCGCTGCCGCCGAGGTGGCGATGCTGGACAACATCTGGACGCTCGTCGTCCTCTACACCGCCATGAACCTGCCGATCGCGGTGTGGATGCTGCGCTCGTTCTTCCTGGAGGTCCCCAAGGGCGTCATCGAGGCCGCCCAGTTGGAGGGCGCGAGCCTGCCAAGGGTGCTGTGGTCGGTGATGCTGCCGGTCATGGCGCCCGGCGTCGCCGCCACCGCCCTGATCTGCATGATCTTCTCGTGGAACGAGTTCTTCTTCGCGGTCAACCTCACCGCGGTGCAGGCGGCGACGGTGCCGGTGTTCATGGTCGGGTTCATCACCAGCGAGGGCCTGTTCCTCGCCCAGCTCTGCGCGGCGGCCACGCTGGCGTCCCTGCCGATCGTGATCGTCGGCTGGATCGCCCAGCGCCAACTGGTGCGCGGCCTGTCCATGGGCGCGGTGAAATAA
- a CDS encoding fumarylacetoacetate hydrolase family protein has protein sequence MDGILRFADAEGRVRVGLCDDEEGALRAVTGVDSVADLLRSPLAELRERVLAASGQRPVGRLEDVAVLPPVDGDTEVWAGGVTYERSREARGEESDSADLYDRVYAAERPELFFKSVAWRVVTDGEPIAVRADSVLDVAEPELALVVNAHGEVVGYCVCDDVSSRSIEGENALYLPQAKVYAGGCALGPVIRPVWEVPDVRAERVRMRIDRGGESVFSGEVPLTAMRRDPAELVSYLFRCHPFPDGAVLATGTGIVPSMEFSLQAGDVVEIGISGVGSLRNPVVRGSQALDWLVEARRHPALRRRAEQTAG, from the coding sequence GTGGACGGGATCCTGCGCTTCGCCGACGCCGAAGGACGCGTGCGCGTCGGACTGTGCGACGACGAGGAAGGCGCGCTCCGCGCGGTCACCGGCGTGGACAGCGTGGCCGACCTGCTCAGGTCGCCACTGGCCGAGCTGCGGGAACGGGTCCTGGCCGCGTCCGGGCAGCGGCCTGTCGGGCGCCTGGAGGACGTCGCGGTGCTGCCGCCCGTCGACGGCGACACCGAGGTGTGGGCCGGCGGCGTGACCTACGAGCGCTCCCGTGAGGCCCGGGGGGAGGAGAGCGACAGCGCCGACCTCTACGATCGGGTCTACGCGGCGGAGCGCCCCGAGCTGTTCTTCAAGTCGGTGGCCTGGCGGGTGGTGACCGACGGCGAACCGATCGCGGTCCGTGCCGACTCGGTGCTCGACGTCGCGGAACCGGAACTCGCCCTGGTGGTCAACGCCCACGGAGAGGTCGTCGGCTACTGCGTGTGCGACGACGTCAGCTCGCGGTCCATCGAGGGCGAGAACGCGCTGTACCTGCCGCAGGCCAAGGTGTACGCGGGAGGCTGCGCGCTGGGGCCGGTCATCCGACCGGTGTGGGAGGTGCCCGACGTCCGCGCCGAGCGGGTGCGGATGCGCATCGACCGCGGCGGGGAGAGCGTGTTCTCCGGCGAGGTTCCCCTGACCGCCATGCGCAGGGACCCGGCGGAACTGGTGTCGTACCTGTTCCGCTGCCACCCCTTCCCCGACGGCGCCGTGCTCGCGACGGGCACCGGGATCGTCCCGAGCATGGAGTTCTCCCTGCAGGCCGGCGACGTCGTCGAGATCGGCATCAGCGGGGTGGGCTCCCTGCGCAACCCGGTGGTGCGGGGATCGCAGGCTCTGGACTGGCTGGTCGAGGCCCGGCGGCACCCCGCCCTGCGCCGGCGCGCCGAGCAGACGGCCGGGTGA
- a CDS encoding IclR family transcriptional regulator encodes MESERSLAPAVTRAAAILDVLAEQRGQAVGLAELARRLGAAKSSVSNICNALVDSGLLRRTPEGFGLGRRLVGYAEAYLAGVDIVREFQDVCRSRGASVDETVQLAVLSEAGLEVVYLARRDGRRPVVLASQIGRPLPATTTATGKAMLAELSAPELAARLEGAAPLPRLTQRSITDAGELRRDLAAVRDRGYALDEGETVEGLLCLAATVPGTASRGQAAAVSFTGLAAGFSARRQEERAAELRALARELGARMGAPDAG; translated from the coding sequence GTGGAAAGCGAGCGTTCGCTGGCGCCGGCCGTGACCCGGGCGGCGGCCATCCTGGACGTGCTCGCCGAGCAGCGCGGCCAGGCGGTCGGACTGGCCGAACTGGCCCGCAGGCTGGGGGCGGCCAAATCCTCGGTCTCCAACATCTGCAACGCGCTGGTCGACTCCGGGCTGCTGCGCCGCACCCCCGAAGGGTTCGGCCTGGGGCGGCGGCTGGTCGGCTACGCCGAGGCCTACCTGGCGGGCGTCGACATCGTCCGCGAGTTCCAGGACGTCTGCCGCTCCCGCGGCGCTTCGGTGGACGAGACCGTGCAGCTCGCGGTCCTGAGCGAGGCCGGTCTGGAGGTCGTCTACCTGGCGCGGCGGGACGGCCGCCGCCCGGTCGTCCTGGCCTCGCAGATCGGCCGCCCGCTGCCGGCGACGACGACCGCCACCGGCAAGGCGATGCTGGCCGAGCTCTCCGCGCCGGAGCTGGCGGCCCGGCTGGAGGGCGCGGCCCCGCTCCCGCGCCTGACGCAGAGGTCGATCACCGACGCCGGCGAACTGCGGCGCGACCTGGCCGCCGTCCGCGACCGCGGCTACGCCCTCGACGAGGGGGAGACCGTCGAAGGGCTGCTGTGCCTGGCGGCGACCGTGCCCGGCACGGCGTCCCGGGGCCAGGCGGCCGCGGTGAGCTTCACCGGCCTGGCGGCCGGGTTCTCGGCGCGGCGCCAGGAGGAGCGCGCCGCCGAACTGCGGGCGCTGGCCCGTGAGCTGGGCGCCAGGATGGGGGCGCCCGACGCGGGGTGA
- a CDS encoding IlvD/Edd family dehydratase has protein sequence MTTAPENGSGRRSAHWFGAGGRSGMIYRSWMRNQGFSDEVFDGRPVIGIAVSGSELAPCNAHLSRVAESVKRGVWQAGGFPLEFPVMALGETVLRPTAMLYRNLLAMEAEELMRANPLDGAVLLSGCDKTTPGLLMAAASTDLPSLMITGGPMLNGKFRGEDIGSGTHVWKFEEEVRAGRMSEADCAFAESCMSRSNGHCMTMGTASTMACMAEALGMQPAFAATWPAVDARRYAAAQRAGRRIVAMVEEDVRPSSIMTREAFENAIRINAAIGGSTNAVIHLLAVAGRLGVDLALDDFDALVREVPTLLDLMPSGRFLMEDFCYAGGLPAVVAELGDLLHTEAPTVTGEPIGAAARAGAAECHDREVIRPFDDPLQPAGTGTAVLRGNLAPGGAVVKQSAASPHLLVHRGRARVFDSPEEYYAVADDPDLDVDADTVLVLRNCGPVGYPGMPEVSNVALPSRLLSQGVTDMVRICDGRMSGTAYGTVVLHTAPEAAVGGPLALVRDGDEITLDVPARRLTLEVDDAELDRRRAAWTPPRPHSERGWTRLYCDHVLQADRGADLDFLVGSSGHEVPRESH, from the coding sequence ATGACGACCGCACCGGAGAACGGCTCCGGCCGACGCAGCGCCCACTGGTTCGGCGCCGGCGGCCGCTCCGGCATGATCTACCGGTCCTGGATGCGCAACCAGGGCTTCAGCGACGAGGTCTTCGACGGCCGCCCGGTCATCGGCATCGCCGTGTCGGGCTCGGAGCTGGCGCCGTGCAACGCCCACCTGTCCCGGGTGGCCGAGTCGGTCAAGCGCGGGGTGTGGCAGGCCGGCGGCTTCCCACTGGAGTTCCCGGTGATGGCACTGGGCGAGACGGTGCTGCGCCCCACCGCCATGCTCTACCGCAACCTGCTGGCGATGGAGGCCGAGGAGCTGATGCGGGCCAACCCGCTCGACGGTGCGGTGCTGCTGTCGGGGTGCGACAAGACGACTCCGGGGCTGCTGATGGCGGCCGCGAGCACCGACCTCCCCTCCCTCATGATCACCGGCGGGCCGATGCTCAACGGCAAGTTCCGCGGGGAGGACATCGGTTCGGGCACCCACGTCTGGAAGTTCGAGGAGGAGGTGCGCGCGGGGCGGATGTCGGAGGCCGACTGCGCGTTCGCCGAGTCGTGCATGTCCCGCTCCAACGGGCACTGCATGACGATGGGGACGGCCTCGACCATGGCCTGCATGGCCGAGGCGCTGGGGATGCAGCCGGCGTTCGCCGCGACGTGGCCCGCGGTGGACGCGCGGCGCTACGCCGCGGCCCAGCGGGCGGGCCGGCGCATCGTCGCGATGGTCGAGGAGGACGTGCGGCCCTCCTCCATCATGACCCGCGAGGCGTTCGAGAACGCCATCCGGATCAACGCGGCCATCGGCGGGTCGACCAACGCGGTCATCCACCTGCTGGCCGTCGCCGGGCGCCTGGGCGTGGACCTGGCGCTCGACGACTTCGACGCGCTGGTGCGGGAGGTGCCCACGCTGCTGGACCTGATGCCCAGCGGGCGCTTCCTGATGGAGGACTTCTGCTACGCGGGCGGCCTGCCCGCCGTCGTCGCCGAACTGGGCGACCTGCTGCACACCGAGGCGCCCACGGTCACCGGCGAGCCCATCGGGGCCGCGGCGCGCGCGGGGGCCGCCGAGTGCCACGACCGGGAGGTCATCAGGCCCTTCGACGACCCGCTGCAGCCGGCCGGGACCGGCACCGCCGTGCTGCGTGGCAACCTCGCTCCGGGCGGGGCCGTCGTCAAGCAGTCCGCCGCGAGCCCGCACCTGCTCGTCCACCGCGGCCGGGCGCGGGTGTTCGACTCACCGGAGGAGTACTACGCGGTCGCCGACGACCCCGACCTCGACGTCGACGCCGACACCGTGCTGGTCCTGCGCAACTGCGGCCCGGTCGGCTACCCGGGGATGCCGGAGGTCAGCAACGTCGCGCTGCCGTCCCGGCTCCTTTCGCAGGGGGTGACCGACATGGTGCGGATCTGCGACGGGCGCATGTCGGGCACCGCCTACGGGACGGTGGTGCTGCACACGGCGCCGGAGGCCGCGGTCGGCGGCCCGCTGGCCCTGGTGCGCGACGGCGACGAGATCACCCTCGACGTCCCGGCGCGCCGGCTGACCCTGGAGGTCGACGACGCCGAGCTCGACCGCCGCCGCGCCGCCTGGACCCCGCCGCGGCCGCACTCCGAGCGCGGCTGGACCCGCCTGTACTGCGACCACGTCCTCCAGGCCGACCGAGGGGCCGACCTGGACTTCCTCGTGGGGTCGAGCGGCCACGAGGTCCCGCGCGAGTCGCACTGA
- a CDS encoding IclR family transcriptional regulator has protein sequence MARRTPALLRGLDILELFTDGRESISAPEVVEELGLPRTTAHELLHTLVDRRYLRQSEVPGRYQLGLQLFRLGSAYAERLDTAKVGHQVAQELVKACNETVHVAVLDHVHVVYIAKVESSHAVRMVSALGARVPAHCTALGKALLSALPERELRDRFGDAPLEAMTSRSITGLPRLLEELEGVRASGTAVEICESNPDVCCVAAPVRDRTDQVVAALSISVPLHRWSDALRGELEELVADGARRFSSALGWRSRG, from the coding sequence ATGGCCCGCCGCACACCCGCCCTCCTGCGGGGTCTGGACATCCTGGAGCTCTTCACCGACGGGCGGGAGTCGATCAGCGCGCCCGAGGTGGTGGAGGAGCTCGGCCTGCCCAGGACCACGGCGCACGAGCTCCTGCACACGCTCGTCGACCGCCGCTACCTACGCCAGTCCGAGGTCCCCGGGCGCTACCAGCTGGGCCTGCAGCTCTTCCGGCTGGGCAGCGCCTACGCCGAGCGGCTGGACACCGCCAAGGTCGGCCACCAGGTCGCCCAGGAGCTGGTCAAGGCGTGCAACGAGACGGTGCACGTCGCCGTGCTCGACCACGTCCACGTGGTCTACATCGCGAAGGTCGAGAGCTCGCACGCGGTGCGCATGGTCTCGGCCCTGGGCGCGCGCGTTCCGGCGCACTGCACCGCGCTGGGCAAGGCCCTGCTGTCGGCGCTGCCCGAACGCGAACTGCGCGACCGGTTCGGCGACGCGCCCCTGGAGGCCATGACCTCCCGCAGCATCACCGGGCTCCCCCGGCTCCTGGAGGAGCTGGAGGGGGTCCGCGCCTCGGGGACCGCCGTCGAGATCTGCGAGTCCAACCCCGACGTGTGCTGCGTGGCCGCGCCCGTGCGCGACCGCACCGACCAGGTGGTCGCGGCCCTCAGCATCTCCGTGCCCCTGCACCGCTGGTCCGACGCGCTCCGGGGGGAGCTGGAGGAACTCGTCGCCGACGGCGCGCGGCGGTTCTCCTCGGCGCTGGGCTGGCGCTCCCGCGGGTGA
- a CDS encoding GntP family permease — MADTANLSVGWLIAIAAISIAVLLFLIIRVRLHAVLALILVSAGTALATGVPPDELVPLLVSGLGDTLGSVVLLVGFGAMLGRLVEVSGGARVLADGLLRLFGEKRAPLALSVTSLLFGFPIFLDAAFVVMLPIIFSVARRLGGSVLLYALPATGAFLVMHSLLPPHPGPVAATQLVGADVGVVVLTGLLVGVPTWYVSGYLLGRWLGRRVDLPVPAILGGSSPEEDDELGPPPRISVLLFLLLLPLVLIFLNTGMSTLAVAGAVDPEAVWVQVLQAVGQAPAALLITVLAALWLLGWRRRHGGDVLERIIDQALAPVCTIIVLTGAGGMFGAVLSESGIGDALAQSLDRMGLPVILAAFLISVAMRVAQGSATVAVTTAAGLIAPAIEAAGGFSQFELALVVLAMAAGSIMLSHVNDSGFWLVRGFLEMDTKTTLKTWTVQATAVGLMAFALVCVLYLLF; from the coding sequence ATGGCAGACACCGCGAACCTCTCCGTGGGGTGGCTGATCGCCATCGCCGCGATCTCGATAGCCGTCCTGCTCTTTTTGATCATCAGAGTCCGCCTGCACGCCGTTCTGGCACTCATCCTGGTGAGCGCGGGGACGGCGCTGGCCACCGGGGTTCCGCCGGACGAACTGGTCCCCCTGCTCGTCTCGGGACTGGGCGACACGCTCGGGTCCGTCGTGCTGCTGGTCGGCTTCGGGGCCATGCTCGGCCGCCTCGTCGAGGTCTCCGGGGGTGCCAGGGTCCTGGCCGACGGGCTCCTGCGCCTCTTCGGGGAGAAGCGGGCGCCGCTGGCGCTCAGCGTCACCTCGCTGCTCTTCGGGTTCCCGATCTTCCTCGACGCCGCCTTCGTCGTGATGCTCCCGATCATCTTCTCGGTCGCCCGCAGGCTCGGCGGATCGGTCCTGCTCTACGCGCTGCCCGCGACCGGTGCGTTCCTGGTCATGCACTCGCTGCTGCCGCCGCATCCGGGTCCGGTCGCCGCGACCCAACTGGTCGGCGCCGACGTGGGCGTCGTGGTGCTCACCGGCCTGCTGGTGGGGGTGCCGACCTGGTACGTCAGCGGGTACCTGCTCGGCCGGTGGCTGGGGCGGCGCGTCGACCTCCCGGTCCCCGCGATCCTCGGCGGCTCCTCGCCCGAGGAGGACGACGAACTGGGGCCGCCGCCGCGGATCTCGGTGCTGCTGTTCCTGCTGCTGCTGCCGCTGGTGCTGATCTTTCTGAACACCGGCATGTCGACGCTGGCCGTGGCCGGCGCCGTCGACCCCGAGGCGGTGTGGGTCCAGGTCCTGCAGGCGGTCGGGCAGGCCCCGGCCGCGCTGCTGATCACGGTCCTGGCGGCCCTCTGGCTGCTGGGATGGCGCCGGCGGCACGGCGGGGACGTGCTCGAACGGATCATCGACCAGGCGCTCGCGCCCGTCTGCACCATCATCGTGCTGACCGGCGCCGGCGGGATGTTCGGGGCGGTGCTGAGCGAGAGCGGCATCGGCGACGCGCTGGCGCAGAGCCTCGACCGCATGGGCCTGCCGGTGATCCTCGCGGCGTTCCTCATCTCGGTGGCCATGCGCGTGGCCCAGGGGTCGGCCACGGTGGCCGTGACGACCGCGGCGGGGCTCATCGCCCCGGCGATCGAGGCGGCGGGCGGGTTCTCCCAGTTCGAGCTCGCGCTGGTCGTCCTGGCGATGGCGGCCGGGTCCATCATGCTCTCACACGTCAACGACTCCGGGTTCTGGCTGGTGCGCGGCTTCCTGGAGATGGACACCAAGACCACGCTGAAGACCTGGACCGTCCAGGCGACCGCGGTCGGCCTGATGGCCTTCGCCCTGGTCTGCGTGCTCTACCTGCTGTTCTGA
- a CDS encoding U32 family peptidase: MTDASSPFVAGRSALESLGVSGIAADPPGSARSFPDGGAWRLEIPSVEGPRAMAAVIEAAAEWEVPVHRVSQGSGVTMLTDGEITAMVQTAEETGIELCLFARPGANWDIGGAHASAAGSVSARSRGGAQLAAGVAEAERAAGLGVRSLLVADEGLLWVLHRLRCRGDLPADLQLKVSVMAAPANPAALRVHELLGADTVNVPSDLTLHQLAELRASSPVALDFYVEAPDNIGGFVRHHEIAEIIRAAAPVYVKFGLRNAPDVYPSGEHLGATVVASARERVRRARIGLDVLARTPAPPKMSPLGERGQPAASRFELPVATGAAG; encoded by the coding sequence ATGACCGACGCCTCTTCCCCCTTCGTCGCCGGCCGCTCCGCGCTGGAGTCGCTCGGCGTGTCCGGCATCGCCGCCGACCCGCCCGGGTCCGCACGCTCCTTCCCCGACGGCGGCGCCTGGCGCCTGGAGATCCCCAGCGTCGAAGGCCCCCGGGCGATGGCGGCGGTCATCGAGGCCGCCGCCGAGTGGGAGGTGCCCGTGCACCGGGTCTCCCAGGGGTCGGGGGTGACCATGCTGACCGACGGCGAGATCACGGCCATGGTGCAGACCGCCGAGGAGACCGGCATCGAGCTGTGCCTGTTCGCGCGTCCCGGCGCCAACTGGGACATCGGCGGCGCGCACGCCAGCGCCGCCGGGTCGGTCTCGGCCCGCAGCAGGGGCGGCGCGCAGCTCGCCGCGGGCGTGGCCGAGGCCGAGCGCGCCGCGGGCCTGGGCGTGCGCAGCCTGCTGGTGGCCGACGAGGGCCTGCTGTGGGTGCTGCACCGGCTGCGGTGCCGCGGCGACCTCCCGGCCGACCTGCAGCTCAAGGTCTCGGTCATGGCGGCCCCGGCCAACCCGGCGGCGCTGCGCGTCCATGAGCTCCTCGGCGCCGACACGGTGAACGTCCCATCGGACCTGACGCTGCACCAGCTCGCGGAGCTGCGCGCGTCGAGCCCGGTGGCGCTGGACTTCTACGTCGAGGCTCCGGACAACATCGGCGGGTTCGTGCGCCACCACGAGATCGCCGAGATCATCCGCGCGGCGGCACCGGTCTACGTGAAATTCGGACTGCGCAACGCCCCGGACGTCTACCCGTCGGGCGAGCACCTCGGCGCCACCGTCGTGGCCTCGGCCCGCGAGCGGGTGCGCCGGGCCAGGATCGGACTGGACGTCCTCGCCCGCACCCCCGCACCCCCGAAGATGTCCCCGCTGGGAGAGCGCGGGCAGCCGGCGGCGTCGCGCTTCGAGCTCCCCGTGGCCACCGGGGCCGCCGGGTGA